A stretch of DNA from Micromonospora sp. NBC_01813:
AGCCATGGGCGACCGACCGGCCGGACCAGCGACTGACCGCCTGGGCCGAGCGATCCAAGCTGGACCGTTTCAGTGCGCTGATCCTCGCGGTGCGGGTGCTCACGCTGATGGTCGAGTTGCCGAGGCTGGAGCTGGTGGCGCCGCTGCCGGGCTCGGTCCGGCCCGGTGCGGCCGGCCCGGAGCGTCGCCGGCCGTCCGCCGGGTCCGATGCCGACGAGCGGCAGCTCGGGCGGATCCGGGCGCTGCTGGCCAAGGCCGAGTCCACCGAGTTCCCGGAGGAGGCCGAGGCGCTGTCGGCCAAGGCCCAGGAGCTGATGACCCGGTACAGCATCGACCACGCGCTGCTCGCCGCCGCGGACCCGGCCGGCGACACGGCGCCACGCCCGATCGCCGTCCGGGTCGGTCTCGACGCCCCGTACGAGCAGGCCAAGGCGCTGCTGCTGCAGCAGGTCGCCGAGGCGAACCGGTGCCGGTCGGTGTGGTCGGCCAAGCTCGGGTTCGCCACCGTGGTCGGCTTCGCCGGTGACTGCGAGTCGGTGGAGTTGCTGCACACCTCCTTGCTCGTGCAGGCCACCACCGCACTGGTACGCAATGGGCCGCAGCGCGGCCGGGGCGGGCAGTCGACGACCCGGTCGTTCCGTCAGTCCTTCCTGGAGGCGTACGCGGTCCGGATCGGTCAGCGGCTGCAGTCGGTCGCCGACGACGCCGGCCGCCAGGCGGCCGAGCGCACCGGTGCCGCGCTGGTGCCGGTGCTGGCCGCCCGCGACGAGCAGGTCCAACAGGCCACCGAACGGCTCTTCCCGGAACTCGGCGGCCGGACGATCTCCGGCAACAACCGGGACGGCTGGATCGCCGGTACCGCCGCCGCCGATCAGGCCAGCCTTGGTGCCCGCCAACCCATCGCCAACTGAGCCGCCGGGGTAGCCGGCTGCGGTCGCCGGTCGCCGGCGTCAGTGCCGGCCGTAGCGCAGGCGGATCACCTTGACGATCCGGGCCACGTCGGCTGCGGTGCGCTCGAAGGTCATCGTCGGCAGCACCGAGGGTGCCCGTCGCTGGGTGATCGACTTGGCTCGGGCGAACTCCCGCAGGCCGTCCTCGCCGTGGATGCGGCCGAATCCGGAGTCGCCCATCCCGCCGAACGGCAGCTCACTGAAGCCGACGAAGGTGAGCGCGGAGTTGACCGAGACCATCCCGCTGTGGATCCGGCGGGCGATCGCGATGGCCCGGCGCTTGCCGAAGACCGAGCCGCCCAGCCCGTACCGGCTGTCGTTGGTCCGGGCGAGCGCCTCGTCGATGGTGGACACCCGGTGGATGACGACGGTGGGGCCGAAGGTTTCCTCGCGGGCCGCGGCGCAGTCGTGTGGCACGTCGACCAGGACGGTGGGGTGCACGAACGGTGGTCGGACCGCGGCCGCACCGCCGAGCACCGCACGCGCGCCGTGGGCCAGCGCTTCGTCGATGTGTCGGCGGATCACCTCGATCTGGCCGGGCATGGTGATCGGCCCGAGGTGGTCGCCCGGGTCGTCCCCGACGGTCAGTCGCCCGGCCCGTTCCACCACGGCGGTGACGAACGCGTCGTAGACCGGGTCGAGGACGTACACCCGCTCGATGCCGATGCAGCTCTGCCCGGCGTTGGTCATCGACCCCCAGACGCAGGACTCCGCCGCCGCCTCGATGTCGGCGTCGTCGTCGACGATCATCGCGTCCTTGCCGCCGGCCTCGATCAGTACCGGGGTGAGCGTCTCGGCGCAGGTCGCCATCACCTGCCGGCCGGTACGGGTGGAGCCGGTGAACGCGACCTTGTCTACTCCGGACCGGCACAGGGCGGCGCCGACCTCGCCGGTGCCGTGCACGATCTGCAGTACGGGTCGCTCGCCGACCACCTCGGCGAACGTGTCGACCAGCCATTGGCCGGTCGCCGGGGTGTACTCACTCGGTTTGAAGACCACGGCGTTGCCGGCGGCCAGCGCGTACGCGATGGAACCGACCGGGGTGACCACCGGGTAGTTCCACGGGCCGATCACCGCGACCACCCCGAGTGGTTGGTATTCGAGGTGGCCGCTGAACTCGGCGGTGACCAGCCTGGTCCGAGTACGGCGTGGACCAAGCACCCGCTTGGCGTTGCGCGCGGCCCAGTCGATGTGCTCCACGGCGGCGGCGATCTCGACGACGGCGTCCGCGACCGGCTTGCCGCCCTCGCGGTTGACCAGATCGGCGAGCTCGGTCATCCGGTCGGCGATCAGTGAACACCACCGCAGCAGCCGGCGGCGGCGCTCGGCGTGACCGAGACCGATCCACCAGCGGCCGGCGTCGCGCGCCGCGGCCGTGGCCGTCCGTGTCCGGTCACCGCTGGCCACCGGGAAGCGACCCACCTCGACGCCGGTGGCCGGATGGGACGAGACGAGGAAACCATCGTCGATCACCGGCTGGCCGGGGACGTGGATCGCTGCCATCTGGGCTCCTCCTCGGCCGCCGATCAGGGTGTCGTCCGTCGGCCGTAAAGTCTAGACATGAAAGATACTCGCAGGTAGCAAGACTTCGATTCATGGCAATGTATTGACAGCTCTGACCGGGTGTCGCCGCCGCTGTTGTCCGGTTGTCGTAGGCGATCACCGAACCGGTGGCGCGGTGCTGGACCGGCCGGCGGCCAATACCGGACGAGGGACCGTACCCCGTCGTCGGTAGCGCCTGGCAGGCTTCATCCGGTGAGGCGCGCAACGCGTCGCCACCGAGGAAAGGCG
This window harbors:
- a CDS encoding DUF2786 domain-containing protein gives rise to the protein MGVRNQQRRAAKKKAKEQRQRLRAESTGTAYPGFGGFGAPTEADRVEAVLRLAARAASQDLPDELDDRVAELVTADGQVVDLVLGSAFQQCVTALWQHGWMPADLLRVVRREHGKRAVTLIAGQAETQLRGYAAATVSDRWHSQLREHDIEPWATDRPDQRLTAWAERSKLDRFSALILAVRVLTLMVELPRLELVAPLPGSVRPGAAGPERRRPSAGSDADERQLGRIRALLAKAESTEFPEEAEALSAKAQELMTRYSIDHALLAAADPAGDTAPRPIAVRVGLDAPYEQAKALLLQQVAEANRCRSVWSAKLGFATVVGFAGDCESVELLHTSLLVQATTALVRNGPQRGRGGQSTTRSFRQSFLEAYAVRIGQRLQSVADDAGRQAAERTGAALVPVLAARDEQVQQATERLFPELGGRTISGNNRDGWIAGTAAADQASLGARQPIAN
- a CDS encoding aldehyde dehydrogenase family protein is translated as MAAIHVPGQPVIDDGFLVSSHPATGVEVGRFPVASGDRTRTATAAARDAGRWWIGLGHAERRRRLLRWCSLIADRMTELADLVNREGGKPVADAVVEIAAAVEHIDWAARNAKRVLGPRRTRTRLVTAEFSGHLEYQPLGVVAVIGPWNYPVVTPVGSIAYALAAGNAVVFKPSEYTPATGQWLVDTFAEVVGERPVLQIVHGTGEVGAALCRSGVDKVAFTGSTRTGRQVMATCAETLTPVLIEAGGKDAMIVDDDADIEAAAESCVWGSMTNAGQSCIGIERVYVLDPVYDAFVTAVVERAGRLTVGDDPGDHLGPITMPGQIEVIRRHIDEALAHGARAVLGGAAAVRPPFVHPTVLVDVPHDCAAAREETFGPTVVIHRVSTIDEALARTNDSRYGLGGSVFGKRRAIAIARRIHSGMVSVNSALTFVGFSELPFGGMGDSGFGRIHGEDGLREFARAKSITQRRAPSVLPTMTFERTAADVARIVKVIRLRYGRH